In one window of Lampris incognitus isolate fLamInc1 chromosome 3, fLamInc1.hap2, whole genome shotgun sequence DNA:
- the LOC130109595 gene encoding NADH-cytochrome b5 reductase 3 has product MLSYIIGLIRGGFDSIVNLIFRLFFSKKRPAITLEDPSIKYALRLIDKQIVSHDTRKFRFALPSPEHILGLPIGQHIYLSAKVDGKLVVRPYTPVSSDDDKGYVDLVVKIYFKNVHPKFPEGGKMSQYLESLKLNDTIDFRGPSGLLVYKGKGAFAIQSDKKAPPEIRKVKDVGMIAGGTGITPMLQVITAMMKDPQDPTVCHLLFANQTEKDILLRPELEEIMVNHPDRFKLWFTLDKAPEDWDYSQGFISDDMIRDHLPPPDGDTLILMCGPPPMIQYACNPNLDKVGHSESQRFSF; this is encoded by the exons atGCTGTCCTACATCATCGGT CTGATCCGGGGCGGCTTTGACAGCATCGTCAACCTCATCTTCAGACTGTTCTTCTCCAAGAAGAGGCCTGCCATCACCTTAGAGGACCCTAGCATTAAATATGCCCTACGGCTAATAGACAAACAG ATTGTCAGCCATGACACGCGGAAGTTCCGCTTTGCCCTGCCCTCCCCAGAACATATCCTTGGCCTCCCCATCG GGCAGCACATCTATCTGTCAGCAAAAGTTGATGGAAAGCTGGTGGTTCGTCCATACACTCCTGTGTCCAGTGATGACGATAAAGGCTATGTGGACTTGGTGGTGAAG ATTTACTTCAAGAATGTCCACCCCAAATTCCCCGAAGGTGGGAAGATGAGTCAGTATCTGGAGAGCCTAAAGCTAAATGATACGATCGACTTCCGTGGACCCAGTGGTCTGCTTGTTTACAAGGGAAAGG GCGCATTTGCCATCCAGTCAGATAAAAAGGCACCACCTGAAATCAGGAAAGTCAAAGATGTGGGCATGATTGCTGGAGGAACAG GTATCACTCCCATGCTTCAAGTCATCACTGCCATGATGAAAGATCCTCAGGACCCAACAGTGTGCCACCTGCTTTTTGCCAACCAG acagagaaagatatCTTATTGCGACCAGAGTTGGAGGAGATCATGGTCAACCACCCCGACCGCTTCAAGCTGTGGTTCACCCTGGACAAAGCACCTGAAG ACTGGGACTACAGCCAAGGCTTCATCAGCGACGATATGATCAGGGACCACCTGCCTCCACCTGATGGTGACACCCTCATCCTTATGTGTGGACCACCTCCTATGATCCAGTATGCCTGCAACCCCAATCTGGATAAAGTTGGTCATTCTGAAAGTCAGAGATTCAGCTTCTAG